A DNA window from Pseudomonadota bacterium contains the following coding sequences:
- a CDS encoding acetylglutamate kinase (catalyzes the phosphorylation of N-acetyl-L-glutamate to form N-acetyl-L-glutamate 5-phosphate) produces the protein GKLIPILKKGEIEALIRNKTVSGGMIPKVECCLDALQGGVKTTHIIDGRIPHAILLEIFTDSGIGTQITGGT, from the coding sequence GGAAAGCTTATCCCCATTTTAAAAAAGGGCGAGATAGAGGCCCTGATAAGGAATAAAACAGTTTCCGGGGGTATGATACCTAAGGTAGAATGTTGCCTCGATGCATTGCAGGGCGGTGTAAAGACAACCCACATCATTGATGGAAGAATTCCCCATGCCATCCTCCTCGAGATCTTTACAGATTCAGGTATAGGTACTCAAATTACAGGAGGTAC